The proteins below come from a single Desulfovibrio sp. genomic window:
- the lpdA gene encoding dihydrolipoyl dehydrogenase: protein MSDQKKSMIVVGGGPGGYTAAFAAAKAGMAVTLVECAELGGTCLNNGCIPTKTIKSSAEALEIAQQAVQFGVKIEGGVSIDPQAVYERKERVCATLRSGLEKTCAALGVTLVRGKGRLLGGGAVEVTGDGANSSLTADYVILATGSHPVNLPGLTADHKRILTSDDALKLTHVPASIIIVGGGVIGCELACIYRAFGSTVTVIEGQDRILPLPSVDADISTLLQREMKKRRIACELGQTLTHVRVDENGVSGVLAPSPFVSGAPARPERPISAEMVLVSVGRASMTAGLGLKEAGVATDERGWIRADEYMRTSLPGVYAIGDALGPARVMLAHVAAAEALCAVTDCLTGGKGAPMDYRFVPSAIFTSPEIGCVGMSEQQARDGGYEVKTSVVQVRELGKAQAMGALPGFCKLVADASDGTLLGAHMAGAHATDLIAETTLALRMGASINDIATTIHAHPTLAEAIGDAALRMEEE, encoded by the coding sequence ATGTCCGACCAGAAAAAAAGCATGATCGTTGTGGGCGGCGGCCCTGGCGGTTACACGGCGGCTTTTGCTGCCGCAAAGGCCGGAATGGCCGTAACCCTTGTGGAGTGCGCCGAACTTGGCGGCACCTGCCTCAACAACGGCTGCATACCCACCAAGACCATCAAGTCGTCTGCGGAAGCTCTTGAGATTGCCCAGCAGGCCGTGCAGTTCGGCGTCAAGATTGAAGGCGGCGTCAGCATTGACCCGCAGGCCGTCTACGAGCGCAAGGAGCGTGTTTGCGCCACCCTGCGTTCTGGTCTTGAAAAGACCTGCGCCGCCCTTGGCGTAACCCTGGTGCGCGGCAAGGGGCGCTTGCTTGGCGGCGGCGCGGTGGAGGTAACCGGCGACGGCGCAAACTCCAGCCTGACAGCGGATTACGTCATACTGGCAACGGGTTCGCATCCTGTGAACCTGCCTGGTCTGACGGCCGACCACAAGCGCATTCTCACCAGCGATGACGCCCTCAAGCTCACCCATGTGCCAGCCTCCATCATCATTGTGGGCGGCGGCGTCATTGGCTGCGAGCTGGCCTGCATTTATCGGGCTTTTGGCTCCACGGTCACAGTGATTGAAGGGCAGGACAGGATATTGCCCCTGCCTTCGGTGGATGCCGACATCAGCACCCTGCTCCAGCGCGAGATGAAAAAGCGCCGCATTGCCTGCGAACTCGGGCAAACGCTTACCCACGTGCGCGTGGATGAAAATGGCGTCAGCGGCGTACTTGCGCCGTCGCCCTTTGTGAGCGGCGCGCCTGCGAGGCCAGAACGCCCCATCAGCGCCGAAATGGTGCTTGTCTCTGTGGGCCGCGCCTCCATGACCGCCGGGCTTGGCCTCAAGGAAGCTGGTGTTGCCACGGATGAGCGCGGCTGGATACGCGCTGATGAATATATGCGCACATCCCTGCCCGGCGTGTATGCCATTGGTGATGCCCTTGGCCCTGCGCGCGTCATGCTTGCCCATGTGGCTGCCGCCGAGGCTCTTTGCGCCGTTACCGACTGCCTGACCGGCGGCAAGGGCGCACCCATGGATTACCGTTTTGTGCCTTCGGCCATATTCACCTCGCCGGAAATTGGCTGCGTGGGCATGAGCGAGCAGCAGGCGCGCGATGGGGGCTATGAGGTCAAAACCTCGGTTGTGCAGGTCCGCGAACTCGGCAAGGCCCAGGCCATGGGCGCACTGCCCGGCTTCTGCAAACTGGTGGCAGATGCCAGCGACGGCACCCTGCTTGGCGCGCACATGGCTGGCGCGCACGCCACCGACCTTATTGCCGAAACAACTCTGGCTTTGCGCATGGGCGCTTCCATCAACGACATAGCCACCACCATCCACGCCCATCCCACGCTGGCAGAAGCCATTGGCGACGCTGCCCTGCGTATGGAAGAGGAGTAG
- the gcvH gene encoding glycine cleavage system protein GcvH produces the protein MKDLDQLALPENLRYTDEHVWLCVEGETATVGISDFAQDQLGEIAFVDLPAVGTTYKNGQEFGTVESLKSVNALFMPVAGSVLEVNETLESTPTLVNAKPYNEGWMLRIRMDDPAEAATLADSAAYLNLLRKG, from the coding sequence ATGAAAGATCTTGACCAATTGGCTTTGCCCGAAAATCTGCGCTATACCGACGAACATGTGTGGCTGTGCGTGGAAGGCGAAACCGCCACCGTAGGCATCAGCGACTTTGCCCAGGACCAGCTTGGCGAAATCGCCTTTGTTGACCTGCCTGCCGTGGGTACAACCTACAAAAACGGTCAGGAATTCGGCACCGTTGAGTCGCTGAAGTCCGTCAACGCCCTGTTCATGCCTGTTGCCGGGTCTGTGCTTGAAGTGAATGAAACTCTGGAAAGCACGCCCACCCTCGTCAATGCCAAGCCCTATAACGAAGGCTGGATGCTGCGCATCCGCATGGACGACCCCGCCGAGGCCGCAACGCTGGCCGACAGCGCCGCCTACCTCAACCTTTTGCGCAAGGGCTAA
- a CDS encoding DMT family transporter: MKGPSGNGPKSERGVCSTSARDAAYVRKGLFLAALTGVIFSLDGPILKQGLVKEPFSIPEFWLLAPLFAAGCHDISAACLSLVLNVAQGKGREVFRTFCSKPGRFCIMGAFMGAPLGMGGYLMGISLAGPAYALPISTLYPAIAAVLARFFLKERISARAMCGLALCVAGAFTVGWSAPQGGVGGQAFYLGLGFAFLAAFGWASEGVCVTAGMDFIEPVVALNVYQIVSSLLYMLVIVPAAFVLLERGNPGLNAADLLAQALASPGLPFCIAAGLVGCVSYRCWYTAMNMTGVCRAMALNVTYALWGILFSALFTNVTVTRNLVAGAVVIVAGIVLVVMQGKGGTAMRQAQEGL, from the coding sequence GTGAAAGGCCCTTCCGGCAACGGCCCGAAAAGCGAAAGGGGCGTGTGCAGCACCTCTGCGCGGGATGCGGCATATGTACGCAAAGGGCTTTTTCTCGCTGCGCTGACTGGGGTAATTTTCAGTCTTGATGGCCCTATCCTGAAGCAGGGGTTGGTAAAAGAGCCGTTCAGCATTCCTGAATTCTGGCTGTTGGCCCCCCTGTTTGCGGCAGGCTGTCACGACATCAGCGCGGCCTGTCTTTCCCTTGTTCTCAATGTGGCCCAGGGCAAAGGGCGGGAGGTGTTTCGCACCTTTTGCAGCAAGCCCGGCAGGTTCTGCATCATGGGCGCTTTTATGGGTGCTCCCCTCGGTATGGGGGGGTACCTGATGGGCATTTCACTGGCAGGGCCAGCCTATGCATTGCCCATTTCCACCCTGTATCCGGCCATCGCGGCGGTGCTGGCGCGCTTTTTTCTGAAAGAGCGTATTTCCGCAAGGGCCATGTGCGGCCTTGCGCTTTGCGTGGCGGGCGCGTTTACCGTGGGTTGGTCTGCGCCGCAGGGCGGCGTGGGCGGTCAGGCCTTTTATCTGGGGTTGGGATTTGCCTTTCTGGCCGCCTTTGGCTGGGCATCGGAAGGCGTGTGCGTTACGGCGGGCATGGATTTTATCGAGCCTGTTGTGGCCCTGAACGTCTATCAGATTGTTTCCAGCCTGCTGTATATGCTGGTGATCGTGCCTGCGGCCTTTGTGCTGCTGGAACGCGGCAATCCCGGTCTGAACGCGGCTGACCTGCTGGCGCAGGCCCTTGCCAGCCCAGGTTTGCCCTTTTGCATAGCCGCTGGCCTGGTGGGCTGCGTTTCATACCGCTGCTGGTACACGGCCATGAACATGACCGGCGTATGCCGGGCCATGGCCCTGAACGTGACCTATGCCCTCTGGGGCATACTGTTCAGCGCCCTTTTCACCAACGTTACCGTTACCCGTAATCTTGTGGCGGGCGCGGTGGTGATTGTGGCGGGCATTGTGCTGGTTGTCATGCAGGGCAAGGGCGGAACAGCCATGCGACAGGCGCAGGAGGGACTGTGA
- a CDS encoding ABC transporter ATP-binding protein produces the protein MYGDLTVLDKVNFTIKRGELVCIVGPTGCGKTTFLNCMSKLTETTSGNIYIDGEVANPRKHNLAFVFQEPTALPWLTVEENVAYGMRIKKVPPKQLRERLDMILEMVGLEDTAKLYPNQVSASMMQRIAVARAFAVNPDLLLMDEPYGQLDVKLRFYLEDELVKLWQTLKSTVLFVTHNIEEAVYVADRILVLSPKPTKVRAEVVVDLPRPRDFRDPRFVELRRQVTDLIRWW, from the coding sequence ATGTATGGGGACCTTACCGTTCTGGACAAGGTCAACTTTACCATCAAGCGCGGAGAACTGGTTTGCATAGTCGGGCCTACGGGATGCGGCAAGACAACCTTTCTCAACTGCATGTCCAAACTTACGGAAACCACCTCCGGCAACATCTACATTGATGGTGAAGTGGCAAATCCGCGCAAGCATAACCTGGCCTTTGTGTTTCAGGAACCAACGGCTCTGCCGTGGCTTACCGTGGAAGAAAACGTGGCCTATGGCATGCGCATAAAAAAGGTTCCGCCCAAGCAGCTCAGGGAACGCCTTGATATGATTCTGGAGATGGTGGGTCTGGAAGATACGGCCAAGCTGTATCCCAACCAGGTTTCGGCCAGCATGATGCAACGTATCGCCGTGGCGCGCGCCTTTGCCGTGAACCCCGATCTGCTGCTCATGGATGAACCCTACGGCCAGCTTGACGTGAAGCTGCGCTTCTATCTTGAAGACGAGCTTGTGAAGCTGTGGCAGACCCTCAAGAGCACCGTGCTTTTTGTTACGCACAACATTGAAGAAGCCGTGTATGTGGCTGACCGCATCCTGGTGCTGAGCCCCAAGCCCACCAAGGTGAGGGCGGAAGTGGTTGTTGACCTGCCGCGCCCGAGGGATTTCAGGGATCCGCGTTTTGTCGAACTTCGCCGCCAGGTCACAGACCTCATCCGCTGGTGGTAG
- a CDS encoding ABC transporter permease, giving the protein MQCNEKVTYRKPMRLRILPVLSVCIFLGVWQMCVGPADSNDWRIPGTLLSSPYDILSLMFDKLTNPAPDGAVLLEHAWTSMQEAFWGYVLALIVGLPLGLAMGWFTTVRGLVRPIFEIIRPIPPVAWIPLTIFWFGIGLPGKVFIIWLSGIVPCVINTYTGVRMTNPVHIQMARTYGASDWQIFTSICVPSALPMVFGALQIALAYCWVTLVAAELLAADKGLGYLITIGRMLGRTDLVMVGMVSVGIAGAIIGFIIDKIESRLLAGIRR; this is encoded by the coding sequence ATGCAATGCAATGAAAAAGTAACCTACCGCAAGCCCATGCGGCTTCGCATCCTGCCGGTTTTGAGCGTTTGTATTTTCCTTGGCGTGTGGCAGATGTGCGTTGGCCCGGCTGACAGCAACGACTGGCGCATTCCCGGCACGCTGCTCAGCTCGCCCTACGACATCCTGAGCCTCATGTTCGACAAGCTCACCAATCCCGCACCTGACGGGGCCGTGCTGCTGGAGCATGCCTGGACAAGTATGCAGGAAGCCTTTTGGGGCTACGTGCTGGCCCTGATTGTGGGCCTGCCCCTGGGCCTTGCGATGGGCTGGTTCACCACAGTGCGCGGTCTTGTGCGCCCCATATTTGAAATCATCCGGCCCATTCCGCCTGTTGCCTGGATTCCGCTGACCATTTTCTGGTTCGGCATCGGTCTGCCCGGCAAGGTCTTTATCATCTGGCTTTCGGGCATCGTGCCGTGCGTCATCAATACCTACACCGGCGTGCGCATGACCAACCCCGTGCATATCCAGATGGCCAGAACCTATGGCGCTTCCGACTGGCAGATATTTACCTCCATCTGCGTTCCTTCCGCGCTGCCCATGGTGTTTGGCGCGTTGCAGATCGCTCTGGCCTACTGCTGGGTGACCCTGGTTGCCGCTGAACTGCTGGCCGCAGACAAGGGCCTTGGCTACCTCATCACCATCGGCCGCATGCTTGGCCGTACCGACCTTGTGATGGTGGGCATGGTGAGCGTGGGTATCGCCGGCGCAATCATCGGTTTCATCATTGACAAGATCGAATCCCGGCTGCTGGCCGGCATCAGGAGATAG
- a CDS encoding ABC transporter permease yields the protein MQSSSASNGQTQSVCNETIKNTKKYEFSLTRALKSEYFLYIVSLVCFFGLWQWAATSNVFGYSSALATPFQVVESLHDLSVNKLSGLGLLEHLWISTRRVIIGFLIAAGFGIPLGLFMAFNETFRAIVKPIFDMFKPMPPLAWISVAILWFGIGEAPKIFIIVIGSFVPVVLNSYSCLQLIEPEFFDVVRIIGGKRWDEIRLVCIPGALPAITAGLQIAMSSAWTCVVAAELVNSRSGLGYIIVQGMKLSDPGMIIGGMLIITAVSLVFTLGMDMLTRKLCPWQREIENL from the coding sequence ATGCAGTCTTCCTCGGCGTCCAACGGGCAGACCCAGAGCGTCTGCAATGAAACCATCAAGAACACGAAAAAGTACGAGTTTTCGCTGACCCGTGCCCTCAAGAGCGAATACTTCTTGTACATCGTTTCGCTGGTATGCTTTTTCGGCCTGTGGCAGTGGGCTGCCACGTCCAACGTGTTCGGCTACAGCAGCGCTCTGGCCACGCCCTTTCAGGTGGTGGAAAGCCTGCATGACCTGAGCGTCAACAAGCTTTCCGGCCTTGGCCTGCTCGAACATCTGTGGATCAGCACGCGCCGCGTTATCATCGGCTTTTTGATTGCCGCTGGCTTTGGCATTCCGCTGGGTCTGTTCATGGCCTTCAACGAAACGTTCCGCGCCATTGTGAAGCCCATTTTCGACATGTTCAAGCCCATGCCGCCCCTGGCCTGGATTTCTGTGGCCATTCTGTGGTTCGGCATTGGTGAAGCGCCCAAGATTTTCATTATCGTCATTGGCTCCTTTGTGCCGGTGGTGCTCAACTCTTACAGCTGCCTGCAACTCATCGAACCAGAATTTTTCGATGTGGTGCGCATTATCGGTGGCAAGCGCTGGGATGAAATCCGCCTTGTGTGCATTCCCGGCGCACTGCCAGCCATTACGGCTGGTTTGCAGATCGCCATGTCCAGCGCCTGGACGTGCGTTGTGGCGGCGGAGCTTGTGAATTCCCGTTCCGGCCTTGGCTACATCATTGTGCAGGGTATGAAGCTGTCCGACCCCGGCATGATTATCGGCGGCATGCTCATTATCACCGCTGTTTCGCTGGTGTTCACCCTGGGGATGGATATGCTGACCCGCAAGCTGTGCCCCTGGCAGCGTGAAATCGAGAATCTTTAG
- a CDS encoding ABC transporter ATP-binding protein yields MNVKDTQPKIVCDNISKTFIQKGTQVVPVLENISLEVRDQEFLVILGPGQCGKTTLLRILAGLESPSSGAAYLDGKQIVAPGPQIGLVFQSYKLFPWKTVRQNVEIGLEVRGLEPAKIREISNHYLGMVGLQGFEDYYPHQLSGGMKQRVGIARAYALNPEVLLLDEPFGQLDAQTRFFMEQETERIWHMDKRTMIFVTNNIDEALFLADRIVTMEDKLPGHVHTSYDVPLPRPRDTMDPAFLELRARITEEQKLTL; encoded by the coding sequence CTGAACGTGAAAGACACGCAGCCAAAAATTGTCTGTGACAATATAAGCAAAACCTTCATCCAGAAGGGAACCCAGGTGGTTCCGGTTCTGGAGAACATCTCCCTTGAGGTGCGCGATCAGGAGTTTCTGGTCATCCTCGGGCCGGGCCAGTGCGGCAAGACAACCTTGCTGCGCATCCTTGCCGGGCTTGAATCGCCTTCGTCCGGCGCGGCTTATCTGGACGGCAAGCAGATTGTGGCCCCAGGCCCGCAGATCGGCCTGGTGTTTCAGAGCTACAAGCTCTTTCCGTGGAAGACCGTGCGCCAGAACGTGGAAATCGGCCTTGAAGTACGCGGGCTTGAGCCTGCGAAGATCCGTGAGATTTCCAATCACTATCTTGGCATGGTGGGTCTGCAAGGCTTTGAGGATTACTATCCTCACCAGCTTTCGGGCGGCATGAAGCAGCGTGTGGGCATTGCCCGCGCCTATGCTCTCAACCCCGAGGTGCTGCTGCTTGATGAACCCTTTGGTCAGCTTGACGCCCAGACCCGCTTTTTCATGGAGCAGGAGACCGAGCGCATCTGGCACATGGACAAGCGCACCATGATTTTTGTGACCAACAACATTGATGAAGCCCTGTTCCTCGCCGACCGCATCGTCACCATGGAAGACAAGCTGCCGGGGCATGTGCACACCTCGTATGACGTGCCCCTGCCGCGCCCGCGCGACACCATGGATCCCGCGTTCCTTGAACTGCGGGCCAGAATTACGGAAGAACAGAAGCTTACGCTCTAG
- a CDS encoding ABC transporter substrate-binding protein has product MRKLLLVALLLCMGAVICGGPVATLAADKPVEISTCWMDESPGFNIWYAKKMGWDKEEGLDIKMLLFNSGPAQMEALPAKEWVLGSTGVGGQLIGGIRYNIYSVAPIISEGEVHVLYLRPDSPAAKVKGYNPKYPNVYGSPETVKGMKILYTSQTTVHYMIGKWLSILGLTEADVTLVNMEQPSAVPAFEKGIGDAVCLWAPFTFVADSRKWQRAGTMTDMDCITVSSLVGDKKWCDENPELVAKFLRVYLRGSNMLREEGPSPRIIKEYRQYMNEFAGIRMTDEEAKLDIQIHPRWSYEETMALLDRSKGESQADKWQNSVADFFGSIKRFSPAEIKKFKDAQINTDKFLKQVQLPIPSWK; this is encoded by the coding sequence ATGAGAAAACTGCTTCTGGTCGCGCTTCTGCTTTGCATGGGCGCTGTCATCTGCGGCGGCCCCGTCGCCACTCTGGCAGCCGACAAGCCCGTTGAAATTTCCACCTGCTGGATGGACGAATCCCCGGGCTTCAACATCTGGTACGCCAAGAAAATGGGTTGGGACAAGGAAGAAGGCCTGGACATCAAGATGTTGCTGTTCAACAGCGGCCCTGCCCAGATGGAAGCCCTGCCCGCCAAGGAATGGGTGCTCGGTTCCACGGGCGTTGGCGGTCAGCTGATCGGCGGCATCCGTTACAATATCTACTCCGTGGCCCCCATCATCAGCGAAGGCGAAGTGCACGTGCTTTACCTGCGCCCCGACAGCCCCGCCGCCAAGGTCAAGGGCTACAACCCCAAGTATCCCAACGTGTACGGCAGCCCTGAAACCGTCAAGGGCATGAAGATCCTGTACACCTCCCAGACCACCGTTCACTACATGATCGGCAAGTGGCTGAGCATCCTTGGCCTTACCGAAGCCGACGTGACCCTGGTGAACATGGAACAGCCCTCTGCCGTGCCTGCTTTTGAAAAGGGCATTGGCGACGCCGTGTGCCTGTGGGCGCCCTTTACCTTTGTGGCTGATTCCCGCAAGTGGCAGCGCGCTGGCACCATGACCGACATGGACTGCATCACCGTGTCTTCGCTCGTGGGCGACAAAAAGTGGTGCGATGAAAACCCCGAACTGGTTGCCAAGTTCCTGCGCGTGTACCTGCGCGGTTCCAACATGCTGCGCGAAGAAGGCCCCAGCCCCCGCATCATCAAGGAATACCGCCAGTACATGAACGAATTCGCCGGTATCCGCATGACTGACGAAGAAGCCAAGCTCGACATCCAGATCCACCCCCGCTGGTCTTATGAAGAAACCATGGCTCTGCTCGACAGATCCAAGGGCGAATCGCAGGCCGACAAGTGGCAGAATTCTGTGGCCGACTTCTTTGGCAGCATCAAGCGTTTCTCGCCTGCTGAAATCAAGAAGTTCAAGGACGCCCAGATCAATACCGACAAGTTCCTCAAGCAGGTTCAGCTGCCCATTCCCAGCTGGAAGTAG
- the tolR gene encoding protein TolR codes for MAASSADDDFVADINVTPFVDVMLVLLIIFMVTAPMMTEGLDVALPKVETSEVLPTDDDHVILTVKNGGALFLNEQETDMDSLPDALNAQVKDSGRQLFVRADKDVPYGMVMSVMDRVRSAGIKDVGLVTTSVPDDGAEDKGK; via the coding sequence ATGGCCGCATCTTCCGCCGACGACGATTTTGTTGCCGACATCAACGTCACGCCCTTTGTGGACGTGATGCTGGTCTTGCTGATCATCTTTATGGTCACAGCCCCCATGATGACCGAAGGGCTTGATGTGGCCCTGCCCAAGGTGGAGACCTCAGAAGTGCTGCCCACGGATGACGACCACGTTATCCTGACGGTCAAAAATGGCGGCGCGCTGTTTCTCAACGAGCAGGAAACAGACATGGACAGTCTGCCGGATGCCCTGAACGCGCAGGTAAAGGACAGCGGGCGGCAGCTCTTTGTGCGGGCCGACAAGGATGTTCCCTACGGCATGGTTATGAGCGTGATGGACAGGGTGCGCAGCGCAGGCATCAAGGACGTGGGCCTTGTGACCACCTCCGTGCCGGATGATGGAGCTGAAGATAAAGGCAAATGA
- a CDS encoding MotA/TolQ/ExbB proton channel family protein → MDSMIQAVLQATFVSKCVLALLLCMSVASWAYMCSKWLLLRAAQQRTQAGLAAFDEAGELSRALPVLANDKHSPLFGIALRAIREFNRISRTGDVDRLLNDNVRRALHFAVAEEISVLKSSLALLATAANTAPFIGLFGTVWGIMHSFTAIAQMKSVSLATVAPGIAEALIATAVGLFVAIPAVCGYNVFRAKLAHIEGVCINFAGQMLNRLQHEAPQHAGGIAFSEER, encoded by the coding sequence ATGGATTCCATGATTCAGGCGGTGTTGCAGGCGACATTTGTTTCCAAGTGCGTGCTGGCGCTGCTCTTGTGCATGTCTGTGGCAAGCTGGGCCTACATGTGCAGCAAGTGGCTGTTGCTGCGCGCTGCCCAGCAGCGCACGCAGGCGGGGCTGGCTGCGTTTGACGAGGCCGGGGAGCTGAGCCGGGCGCTGCCGGTGCTGGCAAATGACAAGCACTCTCCCCTTTTTGGCATTGCGCTCCGCGCCATCCGTGAATTCAACCGTATTTCCCGCACTGGCGACGTTGACCGCCTTTTGAACGACAATGTGCGCAGGGCCTTGCACTTTGCCGTGGCGGAAGAAATCTCCGTTCTCAAATCATCCCTGGCCCTGCTTGCCACCGCCGCTAACACTGCCCCCTTTATCGGCCTGTTCGGCACGGTGTGGGGCATCATGCATTCCTTCACCGCCATTGCCCAGATGAAGAGCGTTTCGCTGGCAACAGTCGCGCCCGGCATTGCCGAGGCGCTCATCGCCACCGCTGTGGGCCTGTTTGTGGCCATCCCCGCCGTGTGCGGCTACAACGTGTTCCGCGCCAAGCTGGCCCATATTGAGGGCGTATGCATCAACTTTGCAGGCCAGATGCTCAACCGCCTGCAACACGAAGCGCCGCAACACGCTGGCGGCATAGCCTTTTCAGAGGAGCGCTAA